From Camelina sativa cultivar DH55 chromosome 7, Cs, whole genome shotgun sequence, one genomic window encodes:
- the LOC104700215 gene encoding probable beta-1,3-galactosyltransferase 3 isoform X2 → MSTKMKGEIFISKSLVSKKWTLLLCFGSFCFGILFTDRMWNIPESKDIARPSVTEAERLKLISEGCGPKTKEVNRDPQALFGEVSKTHSAIQTLDKTISSLEMELAAARSAQESLTNSAPISNDVEKKQLPRKRRYLMVVGINTAFSSRKRRDSVRTTWMPSGEKRKKLEEEKGIIIRFVIGHSATAGGILDRSIEAEDKKHGDFLRLDHVEGYLELSGKTKTYFSTAVSMWDAEFYVKVDDDVHVNIATLGETLVRHRKKPRLYIGCMKSGPVLSQKGVRYHEPEYWKFGENGNKYFRHATGQLYAISRDLASYISLNQRVLHKYANEDVTLGAWFIGLDVTHIDDRRLCCGTPPDCEWKAQAGNICVASFDWTCSGICRSADRIKEVHKRCGEPENAIWKARF, encoded by the exons atgtcgacgAAGATGAAAGGAGAGATTTTTATCTCTAAAAGCTTAGTATCTAAGAAATGGACATTATTACTCTGCTTTGGGAGCTTCTGCTTTGGGATACTCTTCACCGATAG AATGTGGAATATTCCAGAGTCTAAAGACATAGCTCGACCATCCGTAACAGAAGCTGAAAGGTTGAAGCTGATCTCTGAAGGCTGTGGTCCCAAAACT AAAGAAGTAAATCGTGATCCTCAGGCTTTATTTGGAGAAGTTTCAAAGACTCATAGCGCTATACA GACATTGGATAAGACTATTTCAAGCTTAGAGATGGAGTTAGCCGCAGCAAGATCAGCTCAAGAATCTTTAACAAACAGTGCTCCTATATCTAATGATGTAGAGAAGAAGCAATTACCTAGGAAAAGACGGTATTTGATGGTTGTAGGGATTAATACCGCTTTCAGTAGcagaaagagaagagattctGTTCGAACAACTTGGATGCCTTCAG gagaaaaaagaaaaaagttggaagaagagaaaggaattATTATACGGTTTGTGATTGGTCATAG TGCCACTGCTGGTGGAATACTAGACCGATCCATTGAAGCAGAGGACAAGAAGCATGGAGATTTCTTGAGattg GACCATGTTGAAGGATACCTCGAGTTATCAGGCAAAacgaaaacatatttttctacTGCGGTTTCAATGTGGGATGCAGAGTTCTATGTTAAAGTAGATGATGATGTTCATGTAAATATCG CAACCCTTGGGGAAACTCTTGTTAGACACAGGAAGAAACCTAGACTCTATATCGGCTGCATGAAATCTGGTCCAGTCCTCTCTCAAAA AGGAGTTAGATACCACGAGCCTGAGTATTGGAAATTTGGTGAGAACGGGAACAAGTACTTTCGTCATGCTACTGGACAGTTATACGCCATTTCAAGAGACTTGGCTTCTTATATCTCCCTTAATCA GCGTGTTCTGCACAAATATGCAAATGAGGATGTTACATTAGGTGCTTGGTTTATCGGGCTTGATGTTACACATATCGATGATAGAAGGCTATGTTGCGGCACTCCTCCTG ATTGTGAATGGAAAGCACAAGCAGGAAATATATGTGTAGCTTCATTCGACTGGACATGCAGCGGTATCTGCAGATCAGCTGATCGGATAAAAGAGGTTCATAAACGATGTGGTGAACCGGAAAACGCTATTTGGAAAGCCAGATTTTGA
- the LOC104700215 gene encoding probable beta-1,3-galactosyltransferase 3 isoform X1, whose product MSTKMKGEIFISKSLVSKKWTLLLCFGSFCFGILFTDRMWNIPESKDIARPSVTEAERLKLISEGCGPKTLYQKEVNRDPQALFGEVSKTHSAIQTLDKTISSLEMELAAARSAQESLTNSAPISNDVEKKQLPRKRRYLMVVGINTAFSSRKRRDSVRTTWMPSGEKRKKLEEEKGIIIRFVIGHSATAGGILDRSIEAEDKKHGDFLRLDHVEGYLELSGKTKTYFSTAVSMWDAEFYVKVDDDVHVNIATLGETLVRHRKKPRLYIGCMKSGPVLSQKGVRYHEPEYWKFGENGNKYFRHATGQLYAISRDLASYISLNQRVLHKYANEDVTLGAWFIGLDVTHIDDRRLCCGTPPDCEWKAQAGNICVASFDWTCSGICRSADRIKEVHKRCGEPENAIWKARF is encoded by the exons atgtcgacgAAGATGAAAGGAGAGATTTTTATCTCTAAAAGCTTAGTATCTAAGAAATGGACATTATTACTCTGCTTTGGGAGCTTCTGCTTTGGGATACTCTTCACCGATAG AATGTGGAATATTCCAGAGTCTAAAGACATAGCTCGACCATCCGTAACAGAAGCTGAAAGGTTGAAGCTGATCTCTGAAGGCTGTGGTCCCAAAACT CTTTACCAGAAAGAAGTAAATCGTGATCCTCAGGCTTTATTTGGAGAAGTTTCAAAGACTCATAGCGCTATACA GACATTGGATAAGACTATTTCAAGCTTAGAGATGGAGTTAGCCGCAGCAAGATCAGCTCAAGAATCTTTAACAAACAGTGCTCCTATATCTAATGATGTAGAGAAGAAGCAATTACCTAGGAAAAGACGGTATTTGATGGTTGTAGGGATTAATACCGCTTTCAGTAGcagaaagagaagagattctGTTCGAACAACTTGGATGCCTTCAG gagaaaaaagaaaaaagttggaagaagagaaaggaattATTATACGGTTTGTGATTGGTCATAG TGCCACTGCTGGTGGAATACTAGACCGATCCATTGAAGCAGAGGACAAGAAGCATGGAGATTTCTTGAGattg GACCATGTTGAAGGATACCTCGAGTTATCAGGCAAAacgaaaacatatttttctacTGCGGTTTCAATGTGGGATGCAGAGTTCTATGTTAAAGTAGATGATGATGTTCATGTAAATATCG CAACCCTTGGGGAAACTCTTGTTAGACACAGGAAGAAACCTAGACTCTATATCGGCTGCATGAAATCTGGTCCAGTCCTCTCTCAAAA AGGAGTTAGATACCACGAGCCTGAGTATTGGAAATTTGGTGAGAACGGGAACAAGTACTTTCGTCATGCTACTGGACAGTTATACGCCATTTCAAGAGACTTGGCTTCTTATATCTCCCTTAATCA GCGTGTTCTGCACAAATATGCAAATGAGGATGTTACATTAGGTGCTTGGTTTATCGGGCTTGATGTTACACATATCGATGATAGAAGGCTATGTTGCGGCACTCCTCCTG ATTGTGAATGGAAAGCACAAGCAGGAAATATATGTGTAGCTTCATTCGACTGGACATGCAGCGGTATCTGCAGATCAGCTGATCGGATAAAAGAGGTTCATAAACGATGTGGTGAACCGGAAAACGCTATTTGGAAAGCCAGATTTTGA